The DNA segment GGTCCTGGCCGGTGATGGTCACCGTGACCTCGCCGTCGACGGTGGTCCCCACGGCGTCCCGGACCGTGTAGGTGAAGGTGTCGGTGGCGCTGTCGGCGCTGCCGAGGTGGTCGTAGGCGGTGCCAGGGTCGTAGGTGACGGTGTCGCCGCTGAGGGTGACGCGGCCGGTCGGCCCGACGGCCGTCACGGTGAGCCCTTCTCCGACGTCGTTGGCGAGGAGGTCGGCGACGCTGATCACCAGCGGCAGGTCAGCTATGTTCACGCTGGCCGTATCGGGGCTGGCCTGCGGCGGCACGTACCCCACGTGGAAGGCGAGCTCGGTCTTGGACTCCCGGCCTTCGCTGTCCCTGACCGTGAGCGCGGCGCTGACGTCGCCCTCGCTCAAGTAGGTGTGGGCCACGTGCCCGTTCCGGCAGTCCCCCGGCGTCACCGGGTCGCCGCCGTCTCCCGGGTCCAGGCTGCACGTCAGGTCGAGCCCCTCGGGGCTCTGCGCCTGCCACGTGAAGGTGACCGGCTTGCCGGCCCTCACGCTCTCGGTGTCGAGCGCGAAGCCCGCTACCGCGGGGGCGGGGTCGTAGCAGGTGACGACGCCTTCCTTCGTCACGACCCGGCCGTCCGGTAGCCGCAGGGTCAGGTCACCGGGTCCGCTCTGCTGGTGGCCCTCGAGCGTGCCGGTGACGGTGTCGCCTTCGCGGACGGTGACGCGGCCGGCGGGCGGCAGGGAGATGGTCTTCAGCTCGCCCTGGACCTGCAGGTCCTCGAGCTGGGCGCCGCAGAGGGTGGCGCTGAGTTCCGCGGGGAAGCCGACGCTCGTTACGGGTTGGAAGAGGTTGGCGCCGGTGATGGTGATGTGGGCGCCCTCGCGGGAGACCGCTGCCGGCGTGACGTTCGAGACGCTGGCTTCCCCCAGCGGTGAGCCGCCGGAACCTCCACAAGCCGCCAAGGCCAAGCCTGCCAGGGCCACGGCCGCCAGGCGTGTCCCGCTCCTCACCGCCACCCTCCCGGCTCGTAGCTGAGGCCGAGCGCGAGGCGGAGGCCGGTGGCGAGGGCGTTGCCCGCCACGACCACCTCGCCGTAGGCACCCAGGGGCCCGGTGAGGTGGACGTTCGCGCCCGCGAGCGCGTGCGCGGACAGGACCGCCGAGAGGCCGGGGCTGGTGAGGAACGCCACCCCGGCCCCGGCGCCGACGTACGTGCGGATGTCCGCGGCACCGGGGTCGCTGAGGACGTAGGTGGCGCTGAGACCGGGGAGGCCGGTGAAGGAGTAGGTGAGGTCGGCCCGCACGGCGTGTCGCGCCGCCCCGGCCTCGAACAGGGGGAGCGTGACGTTGAGGTCGGCCGTCAGGTCGAGAGGGTCGAGGCCGACACCGAAGGCGGCGGCGCCCTGCGCCGCGGCCACGTTCAGGGCCGAGGCGCACAAGGCGATCGTCGCGAACAGGCGGAGGGGGTGTCTCAAGCGTTCCTCCTGTGAGCGATCTCCCCGATCGATGTTGTGTAAGCGGATCATACATTTGCGCCGCCCGTCACGGTAGGAGGACGGCCCGGCAGGCGAGGCCGCCTGGTCCGACCCAGAGCTCGGGGCTACCTGCGGAGGTAGGGCCCAGTATCGAGAGCGCCCACCGTGCCGAATGCACCCGGGGCGCAGGGGGCCGGAAGCGCGCCGAGGCCCCACGCGCTGACGGCACCTACCGCGCCGAGAGCACCGTCACCGCCGAGGCTGATGCCGGTGGCGACGAGGCGGTCGCGGTCCACGCGGTGCTCGGAGGCGACCTTCTCGACGAGCGCCTTCACCGCCGGGAGCTGCGGCGACCAGTCGTGGCCGGCTGGGCACTGCGGCGACACCACCACGGCGGGCAGCTCGAGCCCCTCCTCCAGCAGCCGCGGCAGCCCGCGGGCAGGTAGGGCAGGTAGCGCTGGGAGACGTGGAGCTCCGGGCGGACGGCGTGCTCGTGCTCGCTTCGCGTCATGCCGGAGGCCAACGCGACGCGGACCTCGCGGGCAGACGCCCGCCTGTCTTTCAGCCCGCTATGGCTCGGGCTGAAACGGTGAGGGGCCGAAGCGCAGCGCCGTCGCCCGGCCCATGACCAGGGCCAGGTAGCCGAGGACGAGGTTGGCGAGGACGTAGAGCGTGGCGCGGCTCCAGGCGCCCTCCCGGCCGAGCGTGTGGGCGTCGAGCGCGAAGCTGCTGAACGTGGTGAAGGCGCCGAGGAATCCCGTGCCGAGGGCGAGATACCAGGCGGGCGGAAGGAAGCTGAGCTGGCGGAGGCCGGAGAGCAGGCCTATCAGGTAGCAACCGACCACGTTCACGACGACGGTGCCGAGCGGGAACGAGCCGGGCGTCACGGCCTGCGACGCGGCGGTCACGAGGTAGCGGGACAAGGTGCCGAGCGCACCGCCGAGCATGAGGAAGACGATCGCCATGTGACCCCTCCGCGCCACCGACCCTGGCGTGCCGATCACGCCCGACAGGAGGGAAGGCGCTACGACGGCTCTGGAGTCTAACCGGTCGCGTCCGCGGGCCTGGCGCGACGCGTGTCGCGCGTCGTGCGCACCAGCGCCAGCTCGGCCGCCTCCCGGACGCGCCGATGCGGGTCCTCCAGCAGCGGCGCGATCTCCGACTCGAGGCCGGCGATGCGCAGGCGCCCGATGGTGCGGACCGCCGTCATCCTCACCCGCCAGTGGTCGTCGGCGAGCGCGCGCACGAGCCAGGGGCCGACGCTCTCGTCGCCCACGTAGGCGAGCGCCCGCGCCGCCCACGTGCGGGGCCAGTAGGCCAGCGCGGGGTCTTCGAGGTCGAGCCGTGCCGCGTGCCCGCGACCGATGTGCGCGAGCAGGCGCGGCCAGGGCTCGGCGCGCAGCTCGAGCGGCCTGACCTCTCCCGCGAGCAGCCTGGTGAGGCAGGAGATGGCGGCGTCCTCCCCCAGCTCGGCCACGAGGGCGCGGGCGCCGGCCTTGGGGGTCCAGCCCTGGTCGGCCATGGTCCGGAGACCATCATGGCGGGGTGAGGCCTTGGCGGCGCCAGCTTCGCGCCCGGCCCGGTCCGTCGGTGTGGGCGGGGGACCTGCGGACCCGCCTCGCGGTCGCTCAACCGCCGGTGCGCACGCCGAAGCGGCGGAAAGCGAGAGTGACGGTGACGGCGAGCAAGGCGAGGCTGGAGACGAACGCGGCCGCCGAGGACGGGGCCGGTGCCCAGCAGAACGGCGACGGCGAGGCAGAGGGCGGCCAGCTCTCAGTGCGCGGGGACCATCTCTTCCTCGGCGAGCTCGACGACCGCCGCTCCCTCGGCGGCAGCCTCGGCCTCGCTCCGGCCGGGCGCCTCGCTCTGGTCAGGCGCCACGCGCCTGAGGAACGGCGTCAGGGCGCCGGCGACGAGCGCGAACACCGCCCCCACGGCGAAGGCAGTGCGCAGGCCGGCGGCCTGGGCGAGCTGCGGCGACACCTCCCCGGCGAGCGCGGCGGCGCGGCTCGACATGACGGTCACCAGCAGCGCGACGCCCATCGCACCGCCCACCTGCTGGAGGGTGCTCATCATCGCGCTGCCGTGCGAGTAGAGGCGCGGCGGCAGCGGGTTCATCCCCGTCGTCATCAGGGGCGTGAACAGCAGCGCCATGCCCGAGGCCAGCAGCAGGTGGTAGGCGAGCAGCAGCGGCACGGCCGTCTCGGGGCCGATGGTGCTGAGGCGCCACAGCATGGCCGCGATCAGCCCGCCGCCGATGGTCGTGATGGGCACGGGACCGTAGCGGTCGAACAGGCGGCCGACGAACGGCGCGGCCAGGCCCATGATCGCCCCGCCCGGGAGCAGGAACAGTCCGGTCGCGAGGGAGCCGAACCCGCGCACGTTCTGCAGGTAGATGGGCAGCAGGATCATCGAGCCGAACAGCGCCATCATCGTGATCACCATGAGGCCGACGCTGAGCGAG comes from the Trueperaceae bacterium genome and includes:
- the crcB gene encoding fluoride efflux transporter CrcB gives rise to the protein MAIVFLMLGGALGTLSRYLVTAASQAVTPGSFPLGTVVVNVVGCYLIGLLSGLRQLSFLPPAWYLALGTGFLGAFTTFSSFALDAHTLGREGAWSRATLYVLANLVLGYLALVMGRATALRFGPSPFQPEP
- a CDS encoding HEAT repeat domain-containing protein produces the protein MADQGWTPKAGARALVAELGEDAAISCLTRLLAGEVRPLELRAEPWPRLLAHIGRGHAARLDLEDPALAYWPRTWAARALAYVGDESVGPWLVRALADDHWRVRMTAVRTIGRLRIAGLESEIAPLLEDPHRRVREAAELALVRTTRDTRRARPADATG